TTTCGGTTTTCTGTCCAGCGCACATAGCCGATGGGATAATCATTTCCTTTTTCCTCGTATTCTGGATCGTATCGACCGGGCCCGGAGGAGCAGGAGATCCTTAATTCCAGTTCTTTTTCATAAAAGGGGGAACGGGGAACGTCCATTCCCACTGCGCCCACCACCACCACTTTGGATTTCTTTCTGGCAAATTGCAAGGCCAATTCTAAGGGTTCATTGGACTTTGTTGCCGCGGTAATAATAACGGCGTCGGTTCCATAACCCTTCGTAAAAGCCTCAACAACTTTTTCGGCATCTGGGGTACCGGGGGTACACGCCTCACAGCCGAGCTTCTTTGCAAGTTCAAAGTTGTCTTCAGAAATATCCAGACCGATCACCCGGCATCCATTCGCCTTCAAGAGTTGTACCGTTATCAGGCCTATCAATCCCAGGCCGATGACGGCTACCTGCTCACCGAGTCGTACATCCGCCTGGCGTACGCCTTGTAAAGCAATGGCTCCCAGCGTCGTAAAGGCAGCTTCTTCAAAGGAAACTTCAGCAGGTATCTTTACAACCAGATTTTTAGGCACGAAAACGAACTCGGCATGGTAGGCATAGCCGGCACAGGCCACCCGGTCCCCCGGTTTAAAAGCAGTAACCGAGGATTCCATCACCACACCGGCAGAGCTATATCCTAACTCTTTATAATTATCCAGCCGGTTTTGGACTTTCTCGTAGGTAGCCAGTAATCCTTCCCTTTTTACGTTATCTATCACCTGCCTGACCAGATCGGGACGTGATCTGGCTTTACCGATCAGAGAGGCCTGGGCCGTCTCGACAGAGGTTCTTTCTGTTCCCGAGCTGATCAATGAAAAAACATTTTGTACCAGAACCCCACCGTCCTTTAACCGGGGGGCCGGAACCTCTTCAATAAACATTTCTCCGGTTTTTTGATATTGGATTATCTGGAGCATGATTTGATCCCTTTGATCCACAAATGCCAGCCATATCGGGAAGCTATTTTCTTTTTCATGTTCGCCGAAAGAAGACTTCGGAGGATCGGAAAATGCCGTTCATTCAAAAAATGTTTTGAGAAACTTAGATGTTTAAACCCTGAAAACAGTTCTGCCGCTTCGGATTGGCTGAAGACTGAAGAAAATACATTATCAGGACCATCGGTAGCCTTATGAATAAAATTCTCCATTTTCAGATAAGCCAGGCCGTCTTGCAGGAGATAACAGCGATGTTTTTCCAATCTTTCCATGTCTTCATGGGTCAATTTCGCCACCAGCCTGGACATGCCCGGGAAGAATAAAAGAAAAATCCCCAGCCGCCGGATGAATCGAATGGATATCTGATAATTTATGGAATTTCGATGGTACAGCATAACGACCACCAGACCCCCTTCCCGTAAAACCCGATGAATTTCACGGATAATAGTTCTGATACAGGGTGAATGATGCAGGACCCCATGGGAAAAAACAATATCAAACGATTCATCCGGGAAATCTAACCTTTCCGCATCCATGACCTGCAGGCTTTCGTAGGGAAGAGAGAATAATTCACATCGCAGCCTCACCCGGGTAACACTTTCTTGGGTCAGATCGATTCCATTATAAATAGCTCCGGCTTCAATAATTTTCTGGGCCTCAGCACCCTGGCCCATACCTATTTCCAAAACGCGCTTCCCTTTAAAATTGATTTTTTCTATTTCCTCTAAAATATGCGGTTCGTGGTTATATCTGAAACGATCGTAACGGATAAAAAAATCCTTCCACTCGGAAACGGGGACAAAGTTGCTTCCAACGGGATGTTTTTCCCAGAATTGGGCAATCTGCTCAGAGGTAAACTTTCCGGTATTCATCGATTGTCAAACGGGGACGTTTGACCTACCTATTTCCCAAAAAAGATTCGAAACCAAACCTCACAGGTAAGCAAAGTCCATAAAATATGGGCGTTGTCTTCTAACCCGCTCCGGTCTTTTTCAATCAATTCAGAAACATAGCCGGGATTATAAAGCCCTCGGGCTTTTAAGGACTCTTCTGAAAGCAACTCTCCCACCATGGTTGAAAGAGGGCCACGAATCCAGGAACGGAGAGGCGAGCCGAAGGGTGCCTTGGGACGATACACAATATGTCTGGGTAAATACTTTTCGGCCACTTTTTTCAGTAAATATTTTTGTGTATACCCCCGAATCCTGTATTTCGGTGGAAGAGAAAACATAAACTCTACGATCCGGTGGTCTGTTAAGGGGGGACGACTTTCTATACCGGCTGCCATGGTTGCTTTATCGGAATAGGTTAAATTGTGCTCAGGTAAAAAGACTTTGGTATCATTCAGACACATCTTTGTAAGGTAGGAAATCCCTTTAAGATTAAAAACCTCTTTTTGGGATTGATAAAAGTAAGTCTCTTCATAGCGAGGGCCGTTTAGAAAAAGTTTCTGATATTCTCCTCGAGAAAGGGATAAATCCGAAGTGAGGTACCGTTCCATTTGTGGGAGCGAGGCGAAGGAGAAAAAACGTTTAGACCAGCGGAGTGTTTTTAATCCCCGGGTCGAGGTTGCCACTGGGATATGATCAAAGATTTTTTCAATCCAGGTTCTCAGAATGCCGGGTACTAGGCTTTGATAGACGTCTGCCTGTAAACAGGCCAGTTGCTTTCGATAGCCTCCAAAAATTTCATCTCCTCCCATTCCGTTGAGCAACACCACAATTCCCAGATCCCGTGCAGCTTTTGAGATAAGATAGGTATTGATAGCCGCCGGATCTGCCAGAGGTTCGTCTAAATGCCAGACTAATTTGGGAAGTAATTCTGCAAGGTCCGGCTTTATTTCAAATTCATGGTACCGAAAATCCAGTTGTTCTGCAACCTGTCGGGCATAAATATGATCCTCAACGATTTTCTCGAATTTCTGATCGGCTTCTGAAAACTTTATGGTAAAGGAGTGAATATCCTGGCGGGTATTCTGTCTCATTCCTGCGCCGATAAGAGAAGAATCTAATCCACCGCTTAAAAAGACGCCGACCGGAACATCTGCTATCATCTGGAGACGGACGGCATCTTGAAGAAGCCCATCTAACCGTTCCCATACC
The sequence above is a segment of the Candidatus Limnocylindrales bacterium genome. Coding sequences within it:
- a CDS encoding class I SAM-dependent methyltransferase, encoding MNTGKFTSEQIAQFWEKHPVGSNFVPVSEWKDFFIRYDRFRYNHEPHILEEIEKINFKGKRVLEIGMGQGAEAQKIIEAGAIYNGIDLTQESVTRVRLRCELFSLPYESLQVMDAERLDFPDESFDIVFSHGVLHHSPCIRTIIREIHRVLREGGLVVVMLYHRNSINYQISIRFIRRLGIFLLFFPGMSRLVAKLTHEDMERLEKHRCYLLQDGLAYLKMENFIHKATDGPDNVFSSVFSQSEAAELFSGFKHLSFSKHFLNERHFPILRSLLSANMKKKIASRYGWHLWIKGIKSCSR
- the asnB gene encoding asparagine synthase (glutamine-hydrolyzing) is translated as MCGIAGIIHGGNYEALRRMVYIQQHRGPDDEGIQWWDDLRTGIGHRRLSILDLSPLGHQPMSNDSGNLWITYNGEVYNYREIRKELLNKGYRFKSQSDTEVILKAYEAWGEKCLEKFNGMFAFAIYDTRSRKLFAARDRMGIKPFYYYHKDKTFIFASEIKAILASSLVEKRPDYYALHTPTRFQISPYTGFENILKLPPAHYLVFKDDRLTITPYWEIKALEDEDVSERKVWERLDGLLQDAVRLQMIADVPVGVFLSGGLDSSLIGAGMRQNTRQDIHSFTIKFSEADQKFEKIVEDHIYARQVAEQLDFRYHEFEIKPDLAELLPKLVWHLDEPLADPAAINTYLISKAARDLGIVVLLNGMGGDEIFGGYRKQLACLQADVYQSLVPGILRTWIEKIFDHIPVATSTRGLKTLRWSKRFFSFASLPQMERYLTSDLSLSRGEYQKLFLNGPRYEETYFYQSQKEVFNLKGISYLTKMCLNDTKVFLPEHNLTYSDKATMAAGIESRPPLTDHRIVEFMFSLPPKYRIRGYTQKYLLKKVAEKYLPRHIVYRPKAPFGSPLRSWIRGPLSTMVGELLSEESLKARGLYNPGYVSELIEKDRSGLEDNAHILWTLLTCEVWFRIFFGK